The nucleotide window CACACAACTAACTCTTGGCATCCAGTATGTCACTTCCATATTCACTCACTCTGAAATTTCTTTTATCAGATCATGATCCCTTATCATTCCACCTTTCTGTTTTACAAATGTTAACTCTGTCTTTTGTCTTCTCTGGGACCTCCACTCTCTCcatctccagttctttctcaggtcATTATCCCTGGATTGGCTGGCTACATTCTTCCCTATCCCTTAGTGAATCCATCAAACTTCATATTCTTCTCTACCTTTGGATGTATTACCTTCTTGTCCTATCACTCAATGTGCCTTGCCAAACCCCAACCATGGATTCCTCCAACTATTTGCTTCTCTGTTCCAATTCAAGTGCTGTTGCATTGGAGAACATGAACTAGAGAAAATCAGAAACCATTGCATACCTATATTATCTTATCTCACCTGGGCTGTCACTGTAGCATGCCAATTATTCTTTCCTAAAGAATTTTCTATTCCATCACCCATAGTGGCCATTCCAAACCTTCTCATCTCTCCTGAAATATCTCTTTGCACTGCCCACCATATTTGTTGAGGATCCCCCCTtgccatttaaaaacaaaaacaaacaaacaaaaaactcttaccttctgtcttagaatgaattctaaggatagttccaaggcagtaggGACTAggtaatttgggttaagtgacttgcccaagatgacagctaggaagtgtctgaggccagatttgaactgaggacctctcatcttcagcCCTTGCTGCTGCCTCATACTTTACTATCactgtttagttgtttcagtggtgtctgactcttcatatcctcatttggggttttcttggcaaagatattggagaggtttgccatttccttctccagctcattatacagatgaggaaactgaggcaaacaaggttaagacttgctcagggtcacaaagtcagaggccagatttgaactgaagaagagTCCAGTCCCAGCACTCCATCTACCTAAGAGCCTTGACCTCAccacatatttaatttttttttaattacaactATTCAATGAGAGGTCCCTCTGCTTTCCTCCTTAAATCTACCTTTTACAAGACACCTTTCCTGGTCCCCTTAACTGCTGGTGCCTGAGATTACCTCTGATTAATCTGTATACATCACGTGTGGGCAGAGACATTTGTATACTGTCCTCCCTAGTAGAATGTGATCTCTTTCTGGACCAGGattgcttttgcctttctctgcatCTGTAGAGTTCAATACAAAGCCTGGCACATAACAAACACTtagcaattttttaaatgaattcttcTGAAATCAGTCCACATATTTCATCATCAATATAATGATTTCAATCAATAATGAATACTTCACTGATCTTAGTATCCTATCCCTTGACTGTACTACAAAGGGAATTAACTTGTATCTTGGAAAACATGAAAAACCTCCCCCTTCTATTTTGGTGTacatttacttatctataaattTTTAAAGTTGTGAAGCATTTTTCCATTCATCTTTTCCCAAATTCCCATATAATTAGATTGATATCTCAGTGCGTACCTTACAAACAAGCTAAGTTGTCTTCTAGTTCAATTccaattggggcagctaggtggctcagtggattgataggcaggaaattctgggttcaaagttagcctcagatacttcctagctgtgtgaccctggacaaatcacttaaccttccttgcctagcccttaccattcttctgccttggtaagAAGACACAggactgattccaaggcagaaggtgaaataaataaataaacagtgTCCAACTAGATCAATTTAGAGTCTACAGTAATGAAAGCTAACTCAAGTCCTATAAATCTTGCATTAAAAATGTCATTCTTTCTCTGAactatatttccttctctcccagatttacatcttaatttaataattaagcATATTTGGCATAGACAACCTATATTCTTTACAACATCTAGCATCTGCTTAATTAGTGAAAAACTAATTCAGTCCAGTTGATTTCACCCCAATCAGTCATACAATAGCAAGAAGTTTGAGGCCATAGTAGACACAAAAGCCTCCTGACCCCTTGATAGTCACTGCTCagtgtatttccttttctattttaagtGAATTGCGTTCTTTGACCAGCCACtaaggttaaaatttttttaaaaatcacttcaaGTAAAGGTTGCTGATCCTACGATGCTTTAAATATTCTATCTTTTCAGTTGCTTTAATTTCTATGACAATTTAGTTAACAATGAAGGAGCTCGAGGGTTGCTTTAAAAGATGCACCATCTCTCCACACCTCTTCATCATGAGTTATCCCTGTTCATAGTTTCTTACACATTTCTTATTGTTATTCCTATACAtttcttattgttatttttccatttccattgctattgttcaatcatttcagtgatATCCAACTCTACATGACCATATttggggactttcttggcaaagaaagcatcttctccatctcattttacagatgaggaaactgaggcaagcagggagaagtgatttgtctaagattTAAACtcgtgaagatgagtcttcctgattccaagcctactACTCTGCCGactgcaccacctacctaccCGATAAATTACATAGATGGTATAAAACTACATTAATAGAGTGTTTCCTTACTAGGAGTTCCCTACATTAGTGAAATCCTGGGACCAGACTTTATTCTCTATATTCTGATTGAAAATATAGGTTGAAATATATGCTTTCTCATTTTGAGAAAaccaggaaaatgagaaaaataacacTTGTGGATCCACCCATTTCTAGTAAGAAAAAGTCGGTTATTGTTAACATGTAAAATGCAAATAGGTGTTTTTCAGGTAATTTCCACCTCCTAGTGGAGTCATTCCTATGTTTGGGGTTAAAGATGATAACGAAAGTCTTTTATTCTTCTTGCTTCTTAGACGTTTGTAGCATAGCCTCATCACCAAAAGAACATGGTGCCCTGGATTTGCAAAAGGAAAATGGTTTCTAGAGAATCCACTTTGCTGTTTTAATCAGTATAAAAGCACACACATACTCTAAGGCCAGTCATGTTCTGTGAACTTCAAGATAACCTTTAGCTTCCACAAAGGTCCCTACAGGAAAAATATGTCAACATTTAGTATAATTTGTAGTAGTCTGTTTTTACTGTAGAAATGGAACACAAACCTTGCCAAAtttactggcaaaaaaaaaaagtcatttttgtgCTTTccacttgttttctttttaccaTGTGATATTATTTGTGTGCGGTAGTTTTCAAAACATCCCAGGtcataataaattcaaaaattGTACTGCTGGAAAGAGTTCTGTGGGAGAACTTTCCCATTAATGGTGAATCAtgtttcaaaagatttttttccccgaTCCATAAAGAGATAAATTTATTTACCCTACATACTTGAATTCTATAGAGGCAAAATAAGAACATGCTCTTTCTTTGTTAAATGCCCTAACTCTTAGACTACAAAACAAATGCTTCTAAAATTGCTTAAGAACCGTTAGTGATTCTGCTTAACACATAGGAACGTGAAAGTGGTTTTTTTCCAGGCTGTTTTTTGGTAAGAAACGTTTGATTAATCAATCTACAAACCATTTTTAAGGGCTTAATTTATAGGCATTATAtcttaataaaatgtttctttctaTCATAAAGTTAGAGAGGGGTGGGATCTTACAAACCACTTAATCCATCCCCTTCCACTTCGTTTTTCAGATGAGAATACTGTGCCTTAGTGACACAGGTAGGTAAATGACACTAAAGGACAGATTTACACCCAGGTCCTCTTGCTTCAGTCAGGACTCTTTCCACTCTGTTTCTTTACCCTTTAATTTGCTCATAATCCCATGGACAGGTATATTTCTTTCTGTCATATTGATATTATTAGCAAAATCAATCTCCATAGGCTGGTTGGAAATGTATCACTATCTGGATCTTACAAACATATctggcattttattttttctaagaaacttaaaaagtaaaggaaaaaatcccaaaccaaACATTCACCTGGTAGAAAGAGGTCACATCAAGTCTCTGAATTAAAAGGCAACAAATGCCCTTTTCTCCTGACCAATTGCCCTGAAAGCCCAACCACATTGTTTaaaggatagaaaaaataaaacccattacCTGAAAGTCATCATAAGGAAAAAGCAGCATCTCACGTAAACCATCATTCAAGATTTGTGTCTTCTTCTGGACAATAACATTCTCATAGTCAAGTGGCTCAATTAACTTTGGTTTTGCctagaaaataaaaaagcttCCTTAAGCACTTGGTGTGTCTTGAGTAAGAACCATTCATTAAGGCACATAATATGCAATCTCTGCACAATTTTCTTTCGAGAGAAAAAcaaatcctcaaaaaaaaaaaccataattctCTGTTTACATGCACAATCCATAAAATAATTGAGTGGGATGGGTAGtagaaattcttatttttaaagggaaaaatatataattgaaagaGAACTTGAATCTTGaggaatttcattcatttttttaaaataccacataaacttaaaaaaaaaaagaagagcagaGGCACAAGCATAAATATGTCCTATTGATTCAAATTCCTGAATCAATTCTCGTGTCCGTCTATTTCCATTGCTGCTACCTACTCTCGGCTCTCAAGACTATGCTCTTGGGCTGCTAAAGAGCCCACTCAACTGGTTCTCCCAATCTTACTAGGTTCCCTCCAAACCGTTCCCCtggatattcaacaaaataatcTTTTTCTGGATTGTAAAATATGTGGTGGAGAgaaaataaggtataagaagactggaaaggtaggaagaagccAGGTTATAAAGGCATTCAAAGACCTCCACAACCTTACTCCCATTTACCTTTACAGCTCTATCTCTTACTCTATTTGTAAAGGAGAAGCAGTATAACAGATGTCATCAGGGAAATGCATGGCAGGAAAAGGAGATGGGCCAGTTGTGTTACAAGAATTCGGGAGAGTGTATGCACCATTGATGTGCTCCAGTGGTTCTGAGGTGATgtcagaagaaggaaagaaagacttcCTCTCTGAAGCAGATTTGCAGATAGCCATGGGCAAGAGTTGAACAGGGTTAGCAGACAGACCATGATCTTCATCAGTAAAAGGAGAAATgacatcaataaaatcacagatccagggaAAGGAACTTTGGAGTACTTCTCCACTTTTGTGCCTCAACTCATGCGCTTCCCCCCACCACCATTTTTAGTTTTCTCTCCCATCTTTCAAGGCCTGGCTCAAAATATAATCCCAATATGGTGTAATTAACTGGAAATCAAGAAACGTAGATTAAAATCTTTGCTCTACAAGTCACTTACATTCTCTAAGTCCCAGTTTTCTGAACTGTAAATGGCTTAATACATTCCCAACAGATAAATGGCCAGAAGTCACAAAGTTCTCAAAAAAACAAATTGTTAGTACCACAGCTGAAAAAACTTTCAAAGTTTCTAATAATCAAAAAAGAACCCCCAAAAAATTTTAGTTTAACCACGtcttaaaaaaaatgacagtgaAGGAGTTATAAGAAAACAGAACCCTATGATACTATTAGTGCAGCTACGAATTGGCATGATCTTTTTGGAAAATAGCTTGTCAATACATGATATGTGTTGTGAAATGGGTCATGCCTTTCCATTCAGTGATCCTCCTGATAGGATAACACCCTGAGAATGTGAGTAAAAGGTAGGAAGAGATCAAGCTGGACACAAATATTTATACTGGCCTTATTtgtaataccaaaaaaaaaaagaagaatagatTAGGTTATGCTGTGATACTTTATTACTACACAATATTATTACACTACACTATTAAAATGACACcataaagaataggaaaaaactgggaaatgactATACTAAAGGGCAAAGACCTGGACTATGACTAACCTAAAAAAGatgcagaggaaaaaaagattagaagagaaaatagaagcacATGAGAAATTAGAATTATGATCGTAAGTCTACTTATGTAGATATATAGGCTATATACATAtcaatatatgatatataattataaatatataatcaataataCAACATTATGatattatatgatatgatatgagtAAGCTTTAGATCATTTGGGTGCCAatggttttatatttgattttattccTCATTTCCTTTGATTTGTTGATAGTTATTATGaagttattttgaaaaatagattCGGAATATCTACCTTACATAGTTGTTGGGAGGAAATGtccttgtaaactttaaagatagacatagtcagtcaataaacatttattaaatatctgcgCTGGGCCAGTCCCTGTGCAGacatgaagaaaggcaaaaggcagtctgtgttctcaaggagctcacagtttaatggggagACAGTCTTCAAACAATTACGTACAGACAAGTTATAAACAGGATAtattagaaataatgaacaaagagAAGGCACCAGAATTACTAGAATTAGGGAGGATCAGGAAGGGCTTCCTATTAGAAAGTGAGCTTTTAGCTGGGACCCTAAGGGAGtcgagaggcagagatgaggaggaaagccttccaggcatgggggacactCTAGGGACTTGAGATTTCTTAGGTTTAGGGCTTCCTCTGCCAAAGCAGGTCAGTGTCTTCTCTCTCTTGATTCATAGTTGTAGGGAATTGCCTAAGAACTGAGAGGCTGTCACtagtccagagtcacagagccagTATAGGCAAAGATTGGACTTAAATGGGAATGCAGAGAACTCTATACACAGTAATTGAAATAGTGTGGAACGATCAAACATGATAAGACTTTGCTAcaacagcaatgcaaagatccaggacaattctgagggacttgggaaaagaatgctatccacctccagagaaagaactgtgggagtagaaaagcagaagaaaaacatgtgatttatcccattttatttgcatataggatttgggttttataagattatacttttgcaaaaatgagtaataatacatgtataacctagtggaattgcttgtcggctccaggagtggggagggaagaggggagggagagaacatgaattatgtaaccatggaaaacttctGTGggaatttgttactggaataaaatgaagataacattttttaaaataaaattacaaaaagaagacagagagagagagattagactgaaacctaggtcttcctgactgaggTTGACTCACTATCTACTATGCAACACTGTCTTTAAAGAAACTCTAGCTAACTGCCTTCTCTCCTACTTATAAACTCCCAGAGGGCAGGGACAACATCCTCTACATCTTTAGTGGCTCTCAGAGTACTTAGCATTGTGCCTCAGTGTTTCATGACTAactaaaattctaaataaaagtaCTTTTGAAGAAATGGAGTCTTCATTTAATACTACAGATGTAAGAGGTTTAGCCAACTGTACCCCATGTTGCATATCTCCCATATTCCCTTCCTACATTCGTTCACATTAAAAAATCAGAACTATGTACTTCAATAGGGAAAAAAACATTTGGTTctagaaaataatgaaatcactatgaaaatattaatggaaaatAGCATGGTTACAACAAAAATATTAACACATTCGTCTGATCAAATGGCCACAAACTCAATGAGAAGATAAAAAGCTTATGCCAGAAATGCTGAAACTATTGTCATCTCTTCCCCTCAGCCTCAAGTATTGTTGTCACTTCTGCAATGGACAATTGCTAAAGTTCTGACAATTTGGTTGTTTTGGTTTCAGTTTTTTGCCAACTATGAATTGAAAAAGTAACCCTTCTggcttcaaaatcttttttttttaatttgttctttccgCTGAATGTTTTTCAAGAAAATTTCACTCATCAAGTCTGTACAATTTGCTATCATAATCTGGTCAGAGAGATCCAGCACACAAAGCTACAGAACAAAAAGTCCAGCCCTTATGTAGCAACAGGGAAGTTGCTTCTCCTCTACTTGAATACATAGCTGCCTGGCAACCAATTCCCATCTCAAAATGGGCAAAAAGTAAAAACGACTAGACTGTATGTACGTCAAAAAATGTGCTCTTGGTACAAAGGTTTTTAAACCATTCATTTAATGACTGAACCATtaggtttttttgtttaaaaaaaaaaacaacacttattttccatcttagactcaatactgtgtattccttctaagatggaagagtgataagggccagacaattggggttaactgCCTTGCCCAATGacaaacagctagaaagtgtctgaggctagttttgaacccaaaacatggctctcaatccaatgagtcacTAAGCTGCCTCCCATGACTTCTTTATTAGGAATTTGCAACAGGAGAAAACTATTTTTTGAGTCCAGGAATGTATCCATTGTTGACAACAGCCAGTTGTTGGAATTGAGCAAGAGCACATAGAGAGGAAAGGGGGTGCCAACTGGACCTACTGGTGGCAGGTGCCAAATACTGGGTAAGAAACTATTGCTCACATCCCATTCAGTACAAGGTTTGCTATTTTATAAAGGTAACCTGTCACATAACTCTTTCAACTGGAGACACTCCTCATTGAATTTCTGTTAGTGTGGAAAATCAAAACTGTTTTCATCATTAAAAATGGATGCGCCATTTTGGAAAGATTCCCAAAATCTtaataaagaatatttctttATGGAGTTATACAATTGAACTATATTGAGATGGGggagaatataaagggaaattttttaaaaaaacagtaaaatatagttgaggagtaatatctctcaggtaagatgatgaaataaaaatattaaataagataaCGATTGTGGGATCATAGATATGGAGCCTGAAAGGCCCCCAGAGGGCTATAGAGACTAACTCCATCCTTTCAGAGAACAAGATAGAGCAGCCCAGAGAGAGTGCTTTACCTAAAGCAGCCCAGTAGTTAAGCATCAGATAGTAATAAATGTTGTAgtgttcagtggtttcagtcatgtctgactctttgtgacatcatctggggttttcttggcaaagacactggagtggtttgccatttcccactccagatccttttacagatgaggaaactgaggcaaatagggtaaagtgacttggccagggtcacacagctaggaagatcaGATTAGAATTTAgcaagatgagttttcctaagtTCTTGTTCCTCTGTGTCACCTAGCCATtccaataataatagaaataatagagaGTCTGCaaaatctttacaaatattatttcagggtgaggctgggtagcacagtggatagggggcaaggcctagagatggaagattctgggttccaatctggccaagtcatttaaccccaattaccttgcccttactgctctttattggttctaagacagaaggtaaggattttaaaatagaCATTATCTCAGCAGTAGCAGCAGGAACTATTGAAATTAAAAACTCTAGGTCTCATCTCaacaaataaagacattaaattaTAGTATAAATGAATTTTTCAACCAGAAGGGACCATCACAAGGACTGCCTGATAATTCTGGTCCAATTGCTAAGACTGAGGTGTCAAACATAGCCAACTCTATATATTTCTCAAGTGTGacccaaattattttaaaaagtaattgggaAAGGGGAAGCtcaatgggtagagagccaggactgTAGATagggggttcaaatctagcctcaaacatttcctaactgtgtggccctggccaagtcacttaatccccactgcttagcctttaccacctTCTATcatggaaccaaaacacagtattaattctaatatggaaggtaaggtttgggtttttttttttatgtaattgggaaatatttaacaaaataaatcaaaatacaataaaacagataatattCCAATTTTAAATTAAGTCAATATGCCATAAGTAGGAACACTGATGCATGTATGGGTTAGTGATCCCTTTTCAATTTGAGTTTACGAAACAACTGAAAGTGGCTTAAATAGGAATGGGGACCATTTTTTCTAATGTGGGTTGCCAAACAAAAgccatatttaaaaaatcaacttaataatataataatatctctctaaaaaaaaaaatcatcagagGCAGCTGATgaacagccaggcctagagaggggaggtcctaggttcaaatctgacctcagacacttcccagctgtgtgaccctgggcaagtgacttaactcctaatgcttagcccttaccactcttctgcctttgtattgattctaagatggaaagtatggggtttaaaacataaatgaataaaatttcaaCTTAAACTACTTTCTATATTAAGAATActcagctaggtgacatagtaggTAGACTGCAGACTGTagtgtgaagatggaattaactttcccctgcccatttttaaaatttaatcaccagaagcgtatacatcccacttatccttaagtgggggaggtctgtgtgttaaagtgggtgacaaatcaggaccactgactgccccctgggcagcccTAAGCAGAGCTTTAGCTGTATGTAATTGATGCAcatgaaatggaaggaaggcacaggaagtgacgaaaaggaagggtctttaaaaatgctaagaacttcctgtgagagatctttcaccttcaacttgaccttggaggagctctggctgaggactgcTTCTATTAGGACTACCACTTGGGTGAGagagaaaggctgactcctttccctggttTGTTCTGAGAGATACTAGCCTCCCCTAAACCCTTGTTTAATTGACCCCTAGGCCCTCTGGCTGGAGTAAAGGCAGGGCTTGAGCCAATAGTCTAACTcgttaagctagatttcttactctgccctctttctcatttctctactttcactttctatactttataaataaattgctaaaaaaacaTTTGGAATTAACTCCTGGTGACCACATGCTAATAAATTTAgttcaaccctttaattttaatcCCTTACATTGTGGCCCTTACaatagtcagaaagactcatcttctgagttgaaatttggcttcagacacttactagctgtatgatcttgggcaagtcatttaaccctatttgtctcagtttcctcatctgcaagatgagccagagaagagaatggcaaaccactccagtatctttaaaaagaaaactccaaatgagggcatgaggagtcagacatgaccagaAAACATTTGAACAACAATATATTAAGAATAgggaaataaagttttaaaaaatatattaactgTACATTATAGTAGAGAAactagaagggggaaaaaaagaaggaatcagagggtaaagagagaagagaaaaaggcagaGGAAGAGGCAAATATAGGGGTGTGGGGGAGACCAAGAAGAAATGTCAAAGAGATCATTgatagaaaaaggaagataaatcttGAATAGAATCTCATCAAGTTTTGAGATAAATGTTAATGGATATTCACATCTCTGACCAGGtttcagatttttaatttttgtctcctgcctttttaaaatatttggatttACTGATTACCATTGTCCATGGATCTTAGACCATTTTATTACTTTAGAATCTCAACTCCAAGGCCAGAATAACAACCCATTCAAATGATTATTATTCCCTAAACTGCAGCATCAGTAAAGAAGAGACAGCCCCCTGCCCCCAAAAAATATGGCCAAAATCTGACCACCAAGCTCAAAGATCTGTTTGTTGCTGTCAGTGTTGCGTCATTTTAGTCAGTTAGGATTCTTCGTGACTCcaaatgaggttttcttggcaaagatactggaatgatttgccattttcttctccacctcattttacagatgagaaaactgaggcaaccaaggttaggtgacttactccAGATCACTCTGCTAGTaagactgaggctagatttactTTAAAGGAAGAATAGCTTCCCTATAAATCCAATCTGTACTCCTGTTTACATCACCAAGATTTCCAAAAATATCCACAAAGAACCCAAAATCTTTTTGGTTtactacctttaaaaaaaagattttttaatatcAGGCACCCAGAGAGTATTTTTATTGGGTGCCCATGATTTGGTCAGCACTGAGTTAAGTATGAGTGATCACTACAGCTTCTACATCTGAACTCTTAGcttgttcttcttccttctccctctttatcATTCCCTATCCTAGATAAGGCATTCTTCAAGATTCTCTCTTCCACCTTCttcctctttgatttttttcctcctcagagTTTTGGGAATGCAATCTTTGCAAAGACTGGTGGGTGGGGGAGAGGCATGGATATGGAACACTGCATTTATTGTAAGAATTGGCTCATGCATTTGTTAGTTCTGCTGAactacttttattttcttcttggttttttattatttgtaaaagaTAGCTCTCTGGGTGGGGTAAATATTGatggaagtgatataaaaacaaaagcaatcaatggaaaaaatgtttaccCTTCCTCAGTGATTGCACCATAGATTTCATGATTGTGTTTCTACAAACACCAAGCCAAGCTTGAGGCTCGGGACAAAGACTCTATTCCAGGTCCTAGATCATGCTCTGTTCCAgtattataaaaagaataaagtgtTAGTCCAACAGGCCTACTTACAACTTCCCAAGCACAAAATGCTAAAGCTGCTTTCTTTCCAGCTAAGTTTAATTAATCATagatttactaagcacctactgaaAGCTAAATCCTGGGGTTACTAGGACAAAAAGTTTGTAAAGAGAGCAGAGACTAAGTTAAATGgataaaatcaaaaattaaataaataaaatcaaattaaataattaaactgatctaattaaataaataaaatatcactaCTGCACattaaccaatatttattaaacccCTATTATTTACCAGGCATTGCCCCAAGAAATGtggatacaaaaaaagacaaaagacaattcctACCTTTATCAGAGCAAACAGAAACACAAAGCTTAGGAGAGATGAAGGCTAAAGGaccaaaagggggaaaataccAGATAAAGAGTGGTGAGGAGGAAAGCCTGTGGAataaagaggaggagggggaggaagactaggaggaagcaaggaagattTCGAGGATACTGATATTTCTCTTGTTTCAAAGGGCTTTACATACATCATCCCCTCCCAATAACCCTAGAAGGTAAATATACCAGGTATGTTTATCCTCGTTTTACACATGGGGAAAAATTGGGGTGTATAGAGACCATACTTGCCCACGATGACACAGCTGGTAATGTTAGGGACAGAAAGTGAATTGAGGTCCCTCCTGACTATTTCGGACACTATTTCCCATTATAACCTGCTTGCCAAGTATATAGACAGGAGATACATTCAATACTCCAAGAGTGTTTTGGGAGGGAACTTTGTTGCAAAGGGTCAAAGACTTGGCTTTGAAGGAGTGTCACCACAACATTCTAAAGAGAAAACCAATGTGATCAAAGGGAGAGATGAGAAGGATAACTTTGAGCCTTGATAAAAGGAACAGCAAAGCTTAAGGGACCAGTGTCCTTAGCTGAAGGTCAAATATTTACAAACACAATCCAACccaccagccccccccccccatcactacTTCCTGAAAAAAGGACCAACAGCACACTGAACCCTCAGTGCCCGGAGCACACTAGAGCTTTGAAAGTACCCAAAGAGGATGATTCTAAAATGTTCTGCCAATTAATTACTCTTTTATAATCTTTGACTTCTCTCCAACtatcattcatttcttctttcaaatcCATTTGCTGCTTTTGGTCTGGCTGAATGGTATTCGTGAGAATAAAATGTCCAGATTCTAAATGAAATCAATCTCCAGGGAATTATCACAACTCAGGGAAAACTACAGACTCCCTTAGACAAGACCAGACTCAAGCTACGTCCTCCA belongs to Monodelphis domestica isolate mMonDom1 chromosome 8, mMonDom1.pri, whole genome shotgun sequence and includes:
- the LOC130455777 gene encoding dedicator of cytokinesis protein 9-like is translated as MSQPPLLPASAETRKFTRALSKPGTAAELRQSVSEVVRGSVLLAKPKLIEPLDYENVIVQKKTQILNDGLREMLLFPYDDFQVMGFIFSIL